In one Pseudarthrobacter oxydans genomic region, the following are encoded:
- a CDS encoding NAD-dependent epimerase/dehydratase family protein, with protein MHIAITGASGNAGTALLRKLQAELSQKPGSLQLTGISRRRPDTSRAPYSGVEWHTLDVGLASDRPLLDAALAGVDAVVHLAWQIQPNRDLEQLYRTNVTGTRNVLAAAGKAGVTQVVCASSVGAYSKAPKDRRTDESWPARGMPGSHYSRHKAEQEEALDAFMSAEPGISVARLRPALIFQRDAGSEIGRYFLGPLIPRLLPGRLRVPVLPVPEDLIFQAVHADDVADAYWRVIDQRASGAFNVAAEPVLTPQELARILRARRILPIPMGLLHAVVGAAWRLRLQPTDSGWIEMAAGAPVMDTGRARRILGWEPRLSSTEAVTEVLAGMGTGEGVAPSPVLKPRNVPSPVD; from the coding sequence ATGCACATCGCCATCACCGGAGCCAGCGGAAACGCGGGAACGGCCCTGCTGCGCAAGCTGCAGGCGGAGTTGTCCCAAAAACCGGGAAGCCTGCAGTTGACGGGGATCAGCAGGCGCCGCCCTGACACCAGCCGGGCACCCTATTCAGGGGTGGAGTGGCACACCCTTGACGTGGGCCTGGCGAGCGACCGGCCCCTGCTGGACGCTGCGCTGGCAGGAGTGGACGCCGTCGTTCACCTGGCATGGCAGATCCAGCCCAACCGGGACCTTGAGCAGCTGTACCGGACCAACGTCACCGGCACCAGGAACGTCCTTGCCGCAGCCGGGAAGGCCGGCGTGACACAGGTGGTCTGCGCGTCGTCCGTGGGCGCCTACAGCAAGGCTCCCAAGGATCGCCGGACGGATGAGTCGTGGCCTGCCCGGGGCATGCCGGGTTCACACTACAGCCGGCACAAGGCGGAGCAGGAAGAAGCCCTGGACGCTTTCATGTCGGCGGAGCCGGGCATCTCCGTAGCCAGGCTGCGCCCGGCCCTGATCTTCCAGCGCGACGCCGGGAGCGAGATCGGGAGATATTTCCTGGGGCCGCTCATCCCAAGGCTCCTGCCGGGGAGGCTGCGGGTGCCTGTCCTGCCAGTCCCGGAGGACCTCATCTTCCAGGCGGTCCACGCCGACGATGTGGCTGATGCCTACTGGCGCGTCATTGACCAGCGCGCCTCCGGGGCATTCAACGTTGCAGCCGAACCCGTCCTGACACCCCAGGAACTTGCCCGCATCCTGCGGGCCCGAAGGATCCTGCCCATCCCCATGGGACTGCTCCACGCCGTCGTTGGTGCGGCATGGAGGCTGCGGCTCCAGCCCACAGACTCCGGGTGGATTGAGATGGCGGCCGGAGCCCCCGTCATGGACACTGGCCGGGCACGGCGGATACTTGGCTGGGAACCCCGGCTCTCATCCACCGAGGCAGTCACCGAGGTACTGGCGGGCATGGGAACGGGGGAAGGAGTTGCTCCCTCCCCCGTCCTGAAACCGAGGAACGTTCCTTCGCCCGTGGACTAG